A stretch of the Gossypium hirsutum isolate 1008001.06 chromosome D07, Gossypium_hirsutum_v2.1, whole genome shotgun sequence genome encodes the following:
- the LOC107954613 gene encoding protein LIGHT-DEPENDENT SHORT HYPOCOTYLS 4 produces MDSIRETDSSNSENVSLINVSNNGGTSLPSSSSSPTSSRYENQKRRDWNTFGQYLKNHRPPLSLSRCSGAHVLEFLRYLDQFGKTKVHTPICPFYGHPNPPAPCPCPLRQAWGSLDALIGRLRAAFEENGGKPEVNPFGARAVRLYLREVRDLQSKARGISYEKKKRKRPPAQQIPTLPLPPPPPTGAS; encoded by the coding sequence ATGGATTCAATTCGAGAAACCGATAGCTCCAACTCCGAAAATGTCAGCCTCATCAACGTGAGCAATAACGGTGGCACTTCACTTCCATCCTCGTCTTCTTCTCCAACCTCAAGCCGCTACGAGAACCAAAAGCGCCGTGACTGGAACACCTTTGGTCAGTACCTGAAGAATCATAGGCCCCCACTTTCGCTCTCCAGGTGCAGTGGAGCTCACGTCCTAGAATTCCTTCGCTACCTTGACCAATTCGGCAAAACCAAAGTCCACACTCCAATCTGCCCTTTCTATGGCCACCCAAACCCACCAGCCCCTTGCCCTTGCCCGCTCCGTCAAGCCTGGGGTAGCCTCGATGCTCTCATCGGCCGCCTCCGAGCTGCCTTcgaagaaaatggaggaaaaccTGAAGTAAACCCTTTTGGGGCACGAGCTGTGAGGCTTTACCTTCGTGAAGTTCGTGATTTGCAGTCAAAAGCAAGAGGGATTAGCTATGAGAAGAAGAAGCGTAAGCGACCACCAGCTCAACAGATCCCGACTCTACCATTGCCGCCACCACCACCAACAGGTGCAAGTTAA
- the LOC107956136 gene encoding uncharacterized protein: MSHIAFLVFSSTSHLGIMEICLQAKDFDLGRRSAKDLNVFLLLIWKTTSLALEKEICKVLLCHYLNVDDIHGQGYDGAIATSKEVIPICQFFSYLTGIINLVASSSKRHDQLRDIEASHITKLIDSGVLEIGKGKNQVGTLQRPGDTQWRSHLASLNSLMRMFNSVCVVLQDIIKFDNLTQMNKADGINDAMAFVEFVFILHFMIEMFGITDDLYQALRYKLQYILNMRQLVSSTKTLLQKFIEHGWNPLFEKMKLFCKDHEIEVLNLSVSYKTSREMNSLFNDEVVELLILIFTLDPRDDYKSFRVEDICKLMNDFYSNGFME, encoded by the exons ATGTCGCATATTGCCTTCCTTGTTTTCTCTTCAACAAGCCATTTGGGCATCATGGAAATATGTTTACAAGCCAAAGATTTTGATCTTGGAAGAAGGTCAGCGAAAGATCTGAATGTCTTTTTGCTACTTATATGG AAAACCACATCGTTAGCTTTGGAGAAGGAAATCTGTAAAGTTCTTTTATGTCATTACCTTAATGTGGATGATATTCATGGTCAAGGATATGATGGTGCAA TAGCTACATCCAAGGAAGTTATTCCTATTTGTCAATTTTTTTCATACTTGACTGGTATAATCAATTTGGTTGCTTCTTCAAGCAAGCGACATGATCAATTAAGAGACATTGAGGCATCTCATATCACAAAGTTGATTGATAGTGGTGTGCTTGAAATTGgcaaagggaaaaatcaagttggTACTCTCCAACGTCCAGGTGATACCCAATGGAGATCTCATTTAGCTTCTCTCAATAGCTTGATGAGGATGTTCAATTCTGTTTGTGTTGTATTACAAGATATCATCAAGTTCGACAACCTTACTCAAATGAATAAAGCTGATGGAATAAATGATGCAATGGCATTCGTTGAATTTGTTTTCATCTTGCATTTCATGATTGAGATGTTTGGAATCACTGATGATCTCTATCAAGCATTGCGGTATAAATTGCAATATATACTAAACATGAGGCAACTAGTGTCATCAACTAAAACGCTTCTCCAGAAATTCATAGAACATGGGTGGAATCCTTTGTTTGAGAAAATGAAGTTATTTTGTAAAGATCATGAGATAGAAGTCCTCAATTTAAGTGTTTCATATAAAACTAGTCGAG AAATGAATTCTCTCTTTAATGATGAGGTAGTGGAGTTACTTATTCTTATCTTCACTTTGGATCCACGTGATGACTACAAATCTTTTCGGGTGGAAGATATCTGCAAGcttatgaatgatttttattcGAACGGTTTTATGGAGTAA